CAGCGGCAGGACGCGCTGACGCGTGGTCGTGGCCCGCTCCACGTACCAGGCGCGGTCGAGCACGCCGGCGGCCTCGAAGGCGTCCCGGACGCCGGGGAAGGTGCGGCCCAGCTTCATCACCGCGGCCGAGTCGGTGGTGGCCAGCCACTCGGCGAGCTCGTCGGAGGGCAGCGTGCCGGGCAGCACGGTGAGCACCTCGTCGCGCTCGACGAGCGGCCGGCCGAGGACGGCCGAGGCGCCGCTGACGCTGGTCACCCCGGGCACGACCTCGGTCTCGTACCGGTGCGCGAGCCGCTTGTGCATGTGCATGTAGGAGCCGTAGAAGAACGGGTCCCCCTCGGCGAGGACGACGACGTCCCGGCCGGCGTCCAGGTGCGCGGCGAGCCGGGCGGCGGCGGTCTCGTAGAACTCGTCGATCGCGCCCTGGTAGCCGCCGGGGTGGTCGGTGGTCTCGGTGGTCACCGGGTAGACCAGCAGCTCCTCGACCTGGCCCGCGCGCAGGTACGGCTCGGCCAGCCCGCGGGCCACCGAGCGGCCGTGCCGGGCGGCGTGGAAGGCGACGACGTCGGCGGCACCGATCAGCCGGGCGGCCTTGACGGTGACGAGCTCGGGGTCGCCGGGGCCCAGGCCGACGCCGTAGAGGCGGCCGGTCACTCCGCGGTGCTCGCCAGCGCGTTGACCGCGGCGGCGGTCATCGCCGAGCCACCCCGGCGGCCGCGGACGACGAGGAAGTCCAGGTCGGAGGCGGCCAGGGCCTCCTTGCTCTCCACCGCGCCGATGAAGCCGACCGGGATGCCCACGACGGCGGCCGGGCGCGGGCCACCGGCGGCGACCATCTCCAGCAGGTGGAACAGCGCGGTGGGGGCGTTGCCGATCGCGACGACGGCGCCCTCGAGCTTCTCGCCCCACAGGTGCAGGGCCGCCGCGGTGCGGGTGGTGCCCATCTCGCGGGCCAGGTCCGGGGTGCGCGGGTCGTTGAGCGTGCACACCACCTCGTTGAAGGCCGGCAGCCGCTTGCGGGTCACCCCGGCGGCCACCATCTGCGCGTCGCACAGCACGGGGGCACCGAGCTCCAGTGCGGCCCGCGCCTTCCCCACCACGCCGTCGGACCAGGCGACGTCGGAGACCAGGTCGACCTGTCCGCAGGCGTGGATCATCCGCACCGTCACCTGGGCGACGTCGGCGGGCAGCCGGTCCAGCGCCGCCTCCCGGCGGATGGTCGCGAAGGACTGCCGGTAGATCTCGGCGCCGTCGTGCTCGTACTCGTACTGCGCGCTCACACCGCTCCGATCGTGTAGCCGTCACCGGTGGCGACCACGTCCAGGGCCCCGGCGGGGCGGCCGCAGCGTCGTCCGCAGCCGGCCCAGTGCTGCCGGGCACCGTCTGCAGGCAGTCTGCCCGCCGTCACCGCGGCCCCTGCATCCGCCCGGACGTCGGCGAGGGACTTCGCGCACCCGGGCCGGCCGGCACACGTGGTGACCTGCAGCCACGGGCTCGACTCGTCGAAGACGAACCCGGTGCGGAACAGGTCGACGGCGGCGTCGTCCACGGCCTCCTCGGCCAGGTCCGGGACGACGACGGTGCGCCACGGGGTGATCCGCACGCCGTCGGCCAGCTCGGCGAGCAGCTCGGCCTGGTCGGCGCTCAGCCGGCCGAGGGGGACGACGCCGACCAGCGCGGTCCGTCCATCGGGCTGGGCGACCGCGCCCACCTGGCCCACCAGCGGCGCGGCGGGCACCTCGACCGGGGTGCCGCGGCGGGCGGTGAGCCGGGCGGCGACCCGGGCCGGTCCGTCGTCCAGCTCGGCCAGCCGCCAGGCCTGCGAGTCCTGCGCGGCGCGTTCGGCGAGCAGGGCGCGGGCGGCCTCGAGCGCGAGGTCGACGGCGCCGCCAGGGTCGGTGCGCAGCCCGGAGTCGACCCCGCCGAGCACCAGCGCGACCTCGGTGGCCGACAGCGCCAGCAGGCCGACGTCGGCACCCAGGCCGATCACGTCGCCGCGGCCGTCGTCCAGGGAGACCAGGAAGCGGCCGGGCAGCTCGGCGAGGGCGGGGTCGGCGACCAGACCGGCGTCCAGGGCCCGCACCCAGGGGGAGGCGTTGACGTGCCCCTCGTCGTCCAGGCCGGTGAGCGCGCTGGCCAGCACGTTGCGGACCCGCTCGTGGGTGGCGCTGGGCAGCAGGCCGGCGTCGGCCAGCCGGTCGCCGAGGTCGTGGACCACCGGGAGACCACGCAGCTGCAGGTTGCCGCGGCTGGTCATCTCCAGGTGGCCGTCGCCGAGCTCGCGGGACGCGAGCGCCAGCACCCGCAGCTGGTGGGCGCTCAGCGACCCGCCGGGCACCCGCACGCGGGCGAGCTCGCCGTCGGCGGCGGTGTGCGTCTGCAGGGCGCCGGGGCAGGCGTCGACGCGGTCGCGGGGTGAGGTCATGACCCGGGCGAGGTTACGTGCGCGCCCTTCAGCAGCAGCACGGCCAGCGGGACCAGCAGCACCCCGGCGGCGACGGCGACCGTGCCGTAGCCACCGGCCGACAGCACCGGTCCGGCCAGCGCGCCGGCGGTGGCCCCGGCCAGGCCCATCACCAGGTCCGAGCTGCCCTGCACCGGGGTGCGCACCTCGGCGGGGACGGACTCCGAGAGCAGCGTGGAGCCGGCGACCAGCCCGGCCGACCAGCCGAGCCCCAGCAGCAGCATCGAGACGGTCACCCAGCCGTGGGCCTCGGCCGGGGCGAGCCCGCCGACCAGCAGCGCCACGGCGAGCAGGCCCACCCCGAGCCCGAGGGTGGGCACCCGGCCGAACCGGTCGGCCAGCCAGCCCATCACCGGGGAGGCGGCGTACATGCCGGCCACGTGCACGCTGATCACCAGCCCGACC
This sequence is a window from Geodermatophilaceae bacterium NBWT11. Protein-coding genes within it:
- a CDS encoding precorrin-8X methylmutase: MSAQYEYEHDGAEIYRQSFATIRREAALDRLPADVAQVTVRMIHACGQVDLVSDVAWSDGVVGKARAALELGAPVLCDAQMVAAGVTRKRLPAFNEVVCTLNDPRTPDLAREMGTTRTAAALHLWGEKLEGAVVAIGNAPTALFHLLEMVAAGGPRPAAVVGIPVGFIGAVESKEALAASDLDFLVVRGRRGGSAMTAAAVNALASTAE
- a CDS encoding precorrin-3B synthase — its product is MTSPRDRVDACPGALQTHTAADGELARVRVPGGSLSAHQLRVLALASRELGDGHLEMTSRGNLQLRGLPVVHDLGDRLADAGLLPSATHERVRNVLASALTGLDDEGHVNASPWVRALDAGLVADPALAELPGRFLVSLDDGRGDVIGLGADVGLLALSATEVALVLGGVDSGLRTDPGGAVDLALEAARALLAERAAQDSQAWRLAELDDGPARVAARLTARRGTPVEVPAAPLVGQVGAVAQPDGRTALVGVVPLGRLSADQAELLAELADGVRITPWRTVVVPDLAEEAVDDAAVDLFRTGFVFDESSPWLQVTTCAGRPGCAKSLADVRADAGAAVTAGRLPADGARQHWAGCGRRCGRPAGALDVVATGDGYTIGAV